From a region of the Actinomadura luzonensis genome:
- a CDS encoding alpha/beta hydrolase → MALDEATTQFLLQMGESGVKPLHEMTPEEARLTFSALRDLYGTGPEMVRVEEAVVKGEDGGSFGARVLVPSETPRGVIVYYHGGGWVIGGLDEFDTLARQLAARTGCTVVLADYRLAPEHRYPTAARDAYAALTWAATAFPGLPIVVAGDSAGGNLAAVVARRARDEDGPPIRLQVLVYPVTDCDLDNASYTAPDNQLMLNRDSMIWFWDHYAPDHATRADPDASPLRAADLSGLPPALVLTAEHDVLRDEGEAYAERLRQAGVPVELKRFEGQMHGFFQMVNVLPGSAAGMGTVSEAVTRSLS, encoded by the coding sequence ATGGCCCTTGACGAAGCGACGACCCAGTTCCTGCTGCAGATGGGCGAGAGCGGCGTCAAGCCGCTGCACGAGATGACCCCCGAGGAGGCGCGCCTCACTTTCAGCGCGCTCCGCGACCTGTACGGGACCGGGCCCGAGATGGTCCGCGTCGAGGAGGCCGTGGTCAAGGGCGAGGACGGCGGCTCGTTCGGCGCCCGCGTCCTGGTCCCGTCCGAGACCCCGCGCGGCGTGATCGTCTACTACCACGGCGGCGGCTGGGTGATCGGCGGCCTCGACGAGTTCGACACCCTGGCACGTCAGCTCGCCGCCCGCACCGGCTGCACGGTCGTCCTGGCCGACTACCGGCTGGCCCCCGAGCACCGCTACCCCACCGCGGCCCGCGACGCCTACGCCGCCCTGACCTGGGCCGCGACTGCGTTCCCCGGCCTGCCGATCGTGGTCGCGGGCGACAGCGCGGGCGGCAACCTGGCGGCGGTCGTGGCCCGGCGCGCCCGCGACGAGGACGGGCCGCCGATCCGGCTGCAGGTGCTGGTGTACCCGGTGACGGACTGCGACCTCGACAACGCCTCCTACACCGCCCCGGACAACCAGCTCATGCTGAACCGCGACTCGATGATCTGGTTCTGGGACCACTACGCGCCCGACCACGCCACGCGCGCCGACCCGGACGCCTCCCCGCTGCGCGCCGCCGACCTGTCGGGGCTGCCGCCCGCGCTCGTCCTGACCGCCGAGCACGACGTGCTGCGCGACGAGGGCGAGGCGTACGCCGAGCGGCTGCGCCAGGCCGGGGTGCCGGTCGAGCTGAAACGCTTCGAGGGCCAGATGCACGGCTTCTTCCAGATGGTCAACGTGCTGCCCGGCAGCGCGGCCGGCATGGGGACGGTGAGCGAGGCCGTGACCAGGAGCCTGTCGTGA